A genomic region of Bubalus kerabau isolate K-KA32 ecotype Philippines breed swamp buffalo chromosome 10, PCC_UOA_SB_1v2, whole genome shotgun sequence contains the following coding sequences:
- the SOCS4 gene encoding suppressor of cytokine signaling 4 has product MAENSESNSKNVDVRPKTSRSRSADRKDGYVWSGKKLSWSKKSESCSDAETVSAIEKTEVPLRSQERKHSCSSIELDLDHSCGHRFLGRSLKQKLQDAVGQCFPIKNCSSRHSSGLPSKRKIHISELMLDKCPFPPRSDLAFRWHFIKRHTAPISPKSDEWVSTDLSQSELRDGQLKQRRNMEEVSCFSHTSVQPCVITSNNSSGRGGPGTDSIVNLASNNSIEDSDMDSDDEIITLCTSSRKRNKPKWEIDEEILQLETPPKYHTQIDYVHCLVPDLLQINNNPCYWGVMDKYAAEALLEGKPEGTFLLRDSAQEDYLFSVSFRRYSRSLHARIEQWNHNFSFDAHDPCVFHSPDITGLLEHYKDPSACMFFEPLLSTPLIRTFPFSLQHICRTVICNCTTYDGIDALPIPSSMKLYLKEYHYKSKVRVLRIDAPEQQC; this is encoded by the coding sequence ATGGCAGAAAATAGTGAAAGTAATAGTAAAAATGTAGATGTAAGGCCCAAAACTAGCCGGAGTCGAAGTGCTGACAGAAAGGATGGTTATGTGTGGAGTGGAAAGAAGTTATCTTGGTCAAAAaagagtgaaagttgttcagatGCTGAAACAGTGAGTGCTATAGAGAAAACTGAAGTTCCTTTAAGGAGCCAAGAAAGGAAGCACAGCTGTTCATCTATCGAGTTGGATTTAGATCATTCCTGTGGGCATAGATTTTTAGGCCGATCTCTTAAACAGAAACTGCAAGATGCTGTGGGGCAGTGTTTTCCAATAAAGAATTGTAGTAGTCGGCACTCTTCAGGGCTTCCatctaaaagaaaaattcatatcAGTGAACTCATGTTAGATAAGTGTCCGTTCCCACCTCGATCAGATTTAGCCTTTAGGTGGCATTTTATTAAACGACACACTGCTCCTATAAGTCCCAAAtcagatgaatgggtaagcacAGACTTGTCTCAGAGCGAATTGAGGGATGGTCAGCTAAAACAACGAAGAAACATGGAAGAGGTCAGCTGCTTCTCACATACCAGTGTTCAGCCCTGTGTCATAACCAGTAACAATTCTTCGGGTAGAGGTGGTCCTGGGACTGACTCTATAGTGAACCTGGCTTCAAATAACAGCATAGAAGATAGTGACATGGATTCAGATGATGAAATTATAACACTTTGCACAAGTTCCCGGAAAAGAAACAAACCCAAATGGGAAATTGATGAAGAAATCCTGCAACTGGAAACACCTCCCAAGTACCATACTCAGATTGATTATGTCCACTGTCTTGTACCAGACCTCCTTCAGATCAATAATAATCCATGTTACTGGGGTGTTATGGATAAATATGCAGCTGAAGCTCTACTAGAAGGAAAACCAGAAGGCACCTTTTTACTGCGAGATTCAGCACAGGAAGACTATTTATTCTCCGTTAGTTTTAGACGCTATAGTCGTTCTCTTCACGCTAGAATTGAACAGTGGAATCACAACTTTAGCTTTGATGCACATGATCCTTGTGTCTTCCATTCGCCTGACATTACTGGGCTCCTAGAGCATTATAAGGACCCGAGTGCCTGTATGTTCTTCGAACCACTTTTATCCACTCCTTTAATTCGGACTTTCCCCTTTTCCCTGCAGCATATATGCAGAACAGTTATTTGTAACTGTACAACTTACGATGGCATTGATGCCCTTCCAATTCCTTCTTCCATGAAATTATATCTGAAGGAATATCACTATAAATCAAAAGTTAGAGTACTCAGGATTGATGCACCAGAACAACAATGCTAG